The following proteins are encoded in a genomic region of Desulfovibrio sp.:
- a CDS encoding sigma 54-interacting transcriptional regulator — translation MNRSLASRMLMLGLPLLALVLLIIFTATGSSIEAILDRAIARNAQLQSQAMSLALEQALEETRNQLLILAAGSMDQKDMANRLKFRAKAGGLRYRELAFEGLAPDNRYLLVNTGGDIINVPMRQALASPTGPFHSIASEHRTGHVSVAQPVEVTYSMVPVKGSNQNINLHVLRFSTPVHDAEGTFAGYLMLSLDLRELRDILSTYSGPNAPIAASGDEGRVRTLFFDRDGWMLFQSEVPDAGLAQRSLGTDAVRAGFIGDFGRPGFNTAFRPGPEHLNYWNMVSDVQEGKSGQLPLSENSSLWSSSQMRVERVSYVPVTFSPASQATIVLGGLAVLDTSFTTTRTGVQLMGIYVGAFVGGMLLLGLSLWWLARQTGRSLNAVTAELERCNAEGDDNNIDMPQLPRELERLKSGINTLLERLRFAAEARRLRAAEDDAQQQREPVEDLPHPEDLPVNSLIGTSPTMLALCDNVRKASQVMADVLVVGETGTGKELVSEAIHRLSARASGPFITINCGALDENLLMDTLFGHVKGAFTEARAPRKGAFLTAQGGTLMLDEVGNAAPKVQQALLRALSTRRIRPLGSDEDMPFDTRIIAATNASLLDDSQKGSFREDLYYRLAVITINTPPLRERKSDIPSLAVFFLSEALKAKARLKAEGAAQPVGALTAMTAAMPQVSKGAMAKLMDYDWPGNVRELKNTLTRALTFCEGGILLAEDIQLGAATQAQSDAIPAGQSETAAAPAQESRKPQEDPCEQGFCATPTAEDPASAEGLPGKLINPATADIPVQAPVGESAPQPQNEAPAQLDTLLRGKDSADKLNRRVMEVWPTIAASGSISRQEYQALAGKNISMRTAQYDLQLLVQLGLVRKDGRGPAQRYIVIGQGR, via the coding sequence ATGAATCGCAGCCTTGCAAGCCGCATGCTGATGCTAGGCTTGCCCCTGCTGGCGCTCGTACTGCTGATTATTTTTACTGCTACAGGCAGCAGCATCGAGGCCATTCTTGATCGCGCAATTGCGCGCAATGCACAGCTTCAGTCACAGGCAATGAGCCTTGCGCTGGAACAGGCCCTTGAAGAAACGCGCAATCAGCTGCTTATTCTCGCTGCTGGCTCCATGGATCAAAAAGACATGGCCAACCGGCTCAAATTCCGCGCCAAGGCCGGCGGCTTGCGCTACAGGGAACTGGCTTTTGAGGGTTTGGCTCCTGACAACCGCTATCTGCTTGTCAACACGGGCGGAGATATCATCAATGTTCCCATGCGGCAGGCTCTTGCCAGCCCCACCGGCCCCTTCCACTCCATTGCTTCTGAACACCGCACCGGGCACGTCAGCGTTGCTCAACCCGTGGAAGTGACCTACTCCATGGTGCCGGTTAAGGGCAGCAACCAGAATATCAACCTGCACGTGCTGCGTTTTTCCACCCCGGTTCATGATGCGGAAGGCACGTTTGCCGGCTACCTGATGCTTTCGCTGGATCTGCGGGAGCTGCGGGATATCCTGTCCACATACTCCGGCCCCAATGCCCCCATTGCCGCATCAGGCGATGAGGGGCGCGTGCGTACACTTTTTTTTGATCGCGATGGCTGGATGCTCTTTCAGTCCGAGGTGCCGGATGCTGGTCTGGCCCAGCGCAGCTTGGGCACGGATGCCGTGCGCGCTGGTTTTATCGGCGATTTTGGCAGGCCGGGATTCAACACCGCATTCCGGCCCGGCCCTGAGCACCTCAATTACTGGAACATGGTATCCGATGTGCAGGAGGGCAAATCAGGCCAACTTCCCCTTTCTGAAAACAGCTCCCTGTGGAGCAGCAGCCAGATGCGGGTGGAGAGGGTAAGTTACGTGCCTGTAACCTTTAGCCCAGCTTCGCAGGCAACAATCGTACTGGGCGGTCTGGCGGTACTGGACACCAGTTTTACCACCACACGCACGGGCGTGCAGCTCATGGGCATCTATGTGGGGGCCTTTGTTGGCGGCATGCTGCTTTTGGGCCTTAGCCTTTGGTGGCTGGCACGGCAGACGGGCAGATCGCTCAATGCCGTAACTGCGGAACTTGAACGCTGCAACGCCGAAGGGGATGACAACAATATAGATATGCCCCAACTGCCGCGCGAACTGGAACGGCTCAAGTCTGGTATAAACACCCTGCTTGAACGCTTGCGCTTTGCCGCGGAGGCCCGCCGCCTGCGAGCCGCAGAGGATGATGCCCAGCAGCAGCGCGAGCCAGTGGAAGATCTACCGCATCCCGAAGACCTGCCCGTCAACAGCCTTATTGGCACATCACCCACCATGCTTGCCTTGTGCGACAATGTTCGCAAGGCATCGCAGGTGATGGCCGACGTGCTGGTTGTGGGCGAAACCGGCACAGGCAAGGAGCTGGTTTCCGAAGCCATCCACAGGCTCAGCGCGCGGGCGTCGGGGCCGTTCATTACCATCAATTGCGGCGCTCTGGATGAAAATCTGCTTATGGATACGCTTTTCGGGCATGTGAAAGGCGCATTCACCGAGGCGCGCGCGCCGCGCAAAGGGGCTTTTCTGACGGCGCAGGGCGGCACCCTCATGCTGGACGAAGTAGGCAATGCTGCCCCCAAGGTGCAGCAGGCCCTGCTGCGGGCGCTCTCCACCAGGCGAATCAGGCCGCTTGGCAGCGATGAAGACATGCCTTTTGACACGCGCATCATTGCGGCGACCAATGCTTCCCTTTTAGATGATTCACAGAAGGGTTCGTTCCGCGAAGATTTGTACTACCGGCTGGCCGTCATCACCATCAACACGCCGCCGCTGCGGGAGCGTAAGTCGGATATTCCCTCGCTGGCGGTCTTTTTTCTCTCAGAGGCTCTCAAGGCCAAGGCCAGGCTGAAAGCCGAGGGTGCGGCACAACCCGTTGGCGCTCTGACTGCCATGACCGCCGCCATGCCGCAGGTCAGCAAAGGAGCAATGGCCAAGCTGATGGACTACGACTGGCCCGGCAATGTACGCGAATTGAAAAACACCCTCACGCGGGCCCTGACATTCTGCGAAGGTGGCATTCTACTTGCAGAAGATATTCAGCTTGGCGCGGCTACCCAGGCGCAAAGCGACGCCATTCCGGCAGGTCAGAGCGAAACTGCGGCAGCTCCGGCGCAGGAATCGCGCAAACCGCAGGAGGATCCTTGCGAGCAGGGATTTTGCGCAACGCCCACTGCCGAAGATCCTGCATCGGCAGAAGGTCTGCCCGGCAAGTTGATCAACCCTGCTACCGCGGATATTCCCGTGCAGGCCCCTGTGGGCGAATCTGCCCCTCAGCCGCAAAACGAGGCCCCCGCACAACTGGATACCCTGCTGCGCGGCAAGGACTCTGCGGACAAGCTCAACCGGCGCGTCATGGAGGTCTGGCCGACCATCGCCGCTTCGGGCAGCATCAGCAGGCAGGAATATCAGGCGCTTGCCGGGAAAAACATTTCCATGCGCACGGCCCAGTACGACCTGCAACTGCTTGTGCAGTTGGGGCTTGTGCGCAAGGACGGACGCGGCCCTGCGCAGAGATATATTGTAATCGGGCAGGGACGCTAA